A window of the Helianthus annuus cultivar XRQ/B chromosome 4, HanXRQr2.0-SUNRISE, whole genome shotgun sequence genome harbors these coding sequences:
- the LOC110935335 gene encoding uncharacterized protein LOC110935335: protein MSVGLLDGATILGFIEDDEAFSSSVQDRFAYLDTNHDGILSYSEMLKELQSLRMIETHFGVDVKPDPKELASVYDSSFVQFDRDSNGTVDFEEFKAETKLMLLAMADDLGFLPVQMILDEDSFLKKAVDREDMKLQSGV, encoded by the coding sequence ATGAGTGTGGGATTGTTAGATGGTGCCACTATTCTCGGCTTTATCGAAGACGATGAAGCATTCAGTAGTTCGGTTCAAGATCGATTTGCTTACTTGGATACCAATCATGATGGTATCCTCTCCTATTCGGAGATGTTGAAAGAACTACAGTCTCTAAGAATGATTGAAACCCATTTCGGGGTTGATGTGAAACCCGACCCTAAAGAGCTCGCTAGTGTCTATGATTCCTCGTTCGTGCAGTTTGATCGTGATTCGAATGGAACAGTGGATTTTGAAGAATTTAAGGCCGAGACAAAACTAATGTTGCTTGCTATGGCAGATGATCTTGGTTTCTTGCCTGTTCAAATGATTTTAGATGAAGACAGCTTCCTAAAGAAAGCGGTTGATAGGGAGGATATGAAGTTGCAGTCAGGTGTATGA